In Rhodococcus sp. OK302, one genomic interval encodes:
- a CDS encoding nuclear transport factor 2 family protein, with translation MTEELSRIVAESAIRDLLCEYTHLIDQGRLHEVAALFAQSDYGQCGPDGVATTVISSDADAVFAACSGFIRMYGTPPVPRTKHLLTNTRIFMDGDEASALSYITVIQGTEELALQPILSGRYFDRFTHVDGKWQFTQRLFCLDHLGNMSAHAKRSL, from the coding sequence ATGACCGAAGAGTTGTCGCGGATCGTCGCCGAGTCGGCGATCCGCGACCTGCTCTGCGAGTACACGCACCTGATCGATCAGGGCAGGTTGCACGAAGTCGCTGCATTGTTCGCGCAGTCCGATTACGGCCAGTGCGGGCCGGACGGCGTTGCCACAACCGTCATTTCATCCGACGCCGACGCCGTGTTCGCCGCGTGCAGTGGTTTCATTCGGATGTACGGCACTCCCCCGGTCCCACGCACCAAACACCTGTTGACCAATACCCGGATTTTCATGGACGGCGACGAGGCCTCCGCACTGTCGTACATCACAGTAATCCAGGGAACCGAAGAACTTGCGCTGCAACCGATTCTGTCGGGACGCTACTTCGATCGCTTCACACACGTCGACGGAAAGTGGCAGTTCACGCAGCGACTCTTCTGCCTGGATCATCTCGGCAATATGTCTGCTCACGCGAAACGCTCACTCTGA
- a CDS encoding EthD domain-containing protein — MFKAIALLTRKPGLTREEFIDYYENNHAPLIAKTFPQIIEYRRNFPDLTQVLRAEGTPDPQFDVITEMWFHDKAGYGDMLATHARPEIGNLIRADESNFLDQTKIIQFVVDECELPRI, encoded by the coding sequence ATGTTCAAAGCAATCGCGCTACTCACCCGTAAGCCTGGACTGACACGGGAAGAGTTCATCGACTACTACGAGAACAACCATGCTCCCCTGATTGCGAAAACCTTTCCTCAGATCATCGAATACCGACGGAATTTCCCTGATCTGACTCAGGTTCTGCGTGCCGAGGGCACTCCCGACCCACAATTCGATGTCATCACCGAAATGTGGTTCCACGACAAGGCGGGATACGGCGACATGCTGGCAACCCACGCCCGACCGGAGATAGGCAACCTGATCCGGGCCGACGAATCCAACTTCCTGGATCAGACCAAGATCATTCAGTTCGTCGTCGACGAGTGTGAATTGCCTCGGATCTGA
- a CDS encoding TIGR03619 family F420-dependent LLM class oxidoreductase — protein sequence MEIGVNILGLEAHFDGKIRPVLDFAARADQVGVDLICTGDHIGFNGDAHAERVDEHGFAFPLDHPWYEPISLLSSIAAVTERSRLGVSVLIATVRPPALLAKQVATLDALSDGRVTMGFGVGWQEAEYTATNMPFDARFGRMEETVEACRELWTQAPANFQGRDFSFENYHSIPLSTQDRVPVLFGFAPSQRNFDRIARVADGWTVNPTDLPTFTDSVALLRTTFEAHGRDPQSVRIQVSAGPVRRDSGTIDLAATAEKAHDWSDRGASVVVFRPAVFDCAAEELPELLEWMISVKEM from the coding sequence GTGGAGATCGGCGTCAACATATTAGGCCTCGAAGCGCACTTCGACGGCAAGATCCGGCCGGTTCTCGACTTCGCCGCCCGTGCAGATCAAGTCGGCGTCGACTTGATCTGCACGGGTGATCACATCGGATTCAATGGCGATGCTCATGCGGAACGGGTAGACGAGCACGGCTTCGCATTTCCCTTGGATCATCCTTGGTACGAGCCGATTTCACTGCTTTCCTCGATCGCAGCAGTCACCGAACGGTCTCGACTCGGAGTATCGGTCCTGATCGCAACGGTTCGGCCACCGGCGCTGCTCGCAAAACAGGTCGCCACCCTCGACGCATTATCCGACGGACGCGTGACGATGGGCTTCGGAGTCGGCTGGCAAGAGGCCGAATACACCGCCACCAATATGCCTTTCGACGCCAGGTTCGGGCGCATGGAAGAAACCGTCGAGGCCTGCCGCGAACTCTGGACGCAGGCACCCGCCAACTTCCAGGGTCGCGATTTCTCCTTCGAGAACTACCACAGCATTCCGCTGTCGACGCAGGATCGCGTGCCTGTTCTCTTCGGATTCGCTCCCAGTCAACGGAACTTCGACCGCATCGCACGCGTCGCCGACGGTTGGACCGTCAACCCCACCGACCTACCGACATTCACGGACAGTGTTGCGCTGCTGCGCACTACATTCGAAGCCCACGGACGCGATCCCCAGAGTGTCCGCATCCAGGTTTCTGCCGGCCCGGTTCGACGCGATAGCGGAACTATCGATCTCGCAGCCACCGCGGAAAAAGCCCACGATTGGTCCGACCGCGGCGCGTCCGTAGTTGTCTTCCGACCTGCCGTATTCGACTGTGCTGCTGAAGAATTACCGGAACTGCTCGAATGGATGATCAGCGTCAAGGAGATGTGA
- a CDS encoding nuclear transport factor 2 family protein — protein MDQAVQDLLDKQAIREVVLTYARGIDRLDFTLVRSAYHPDAIDHHTGFDGNVDEYIAWVTPKLSAIGGTMHHIGNHLVELHGDFAISEAYSMSTHWGGPEGVGMINFTSGARFVDHMERRNGRWAIKERWAVREWTRSDEGRFVNPEGAGPRGRRDETDPLTLLRKTIQSR, from the coding sequence ATGGATCAGGCCGTGCAAGATCTGCTGGACAAGCAGGCAATCCGCGAAGTAGTCCTGACCTACGCCCGAGGCATCGACCGTCTCGACTTCACCCTCGTCCGCAGCGCGTACCACCCTGACGCCATCGATCATCACACCGGATTCGACGGCAACGTAGACGAATACATCGCGTGGGTGACGCCGAAGCTCTCTGCCATCGGCGGCACCATGCACCACATCGGAAATCATCTCGTCGAACTGCACGGCGACTTCGCGATCAGCGAGGCGTACTCGATGTCCACACATTGGGGCGGCCCCGAAGGTGTCGGGATGATCAACTTCACCAGCGGCGCACGGTTCGTCGACCACATGGAGCGTCGTAACGGGCGTTGGGCGATCAAAGAGCGTTGGGCTGTGCGCGAATGGACCCGCTCGGACGAAGGCCGCTTCGTAAACCCTGAGGGCGCCGGCCCCCGAGGTCGACGTGACGAGACTGATCCGTTGACGTTACTGAGGAAAACTATTCAATCTCGGTAA